The nucleotide window GCCAGTTTGTGGCCTTTCGGGGTTGATAGCGCCCAAGCCCCTCGAGCTGGACCCCAtctcgtcgccgtcgtcgtaCAGTATCACCGCAGCGGCGGCCTCATTTTTGAGAACCTCGCGCAGTATTGTCCCAGCCGGCGTAGCGCTCTCCTTGTGATCGTACGACTTGCATAGCTCGACCAGTACTTGCGGTCTCTTTTCTACCACCCAGGCCAGGGCCAAGGGTTCGGGTTTCTGAACGCCGGCGGGGGTGCGGAACCGGAAGATGTAGGAGAAGATGACTTGGGTGTCTTTTCGAGATTCGAaggggagacggtggaggttggcggcgaggaggtaGAGGACATCTTCTTCGATCATACCGGTGATCAATTGGTAGATATGTTCGGGGGAGGGTTCGGCTTCTGGGGACATTAGATGTTAGTTTATGTGTGCGGGGAAGCGTTGAGAAGAGCAAAACATACCGGGAGTGCCTTGGAGAACCATTTTGATTTGCGATAGAACCTTTGCTAGCTCATCTGCCTGTGTTGGGCTGGTTAGATCTGTTGGGCGCATTGTAGAATCATCAATGTTTACCTTTGGCCCTCCTTGCGGTCCCTCCAACTTGGAGATATGCTCCCTCGCCTGCTTGGGCAGGTCGGTCGCATTGGTCCTTGTGCGCGTCCGCCCAAACAGAAAAGACATGTTGCTGGAATCCGCCGGCGCAGCGAAGCGCAAGTTCGACAGTCAGAATCGGGTACAGGGTCGTCGTAGGAGTCAGAGACAAGTCGAGAAtgatgtatgtatgtacagTCTCGGAGACGGGAAGCAAGCCTTGGCGGGCACCTTGGGGGCCCAGGTGGTTGATCTTATCGACAAGCGGTATTGGATCCCCGGTTTAGCCACAGAAGAGTTGTACAAATGCCCGCTCACGCAGAGTGCATTTTTGCTCTTCAGAATGAAGTCTGGCAAAGCCCAATCTGGCCTCAAACACAAAAGGCcagctggaaaaggggcaatTGTTGTGATGGCAACTCAATCCGTCACAGGCCcaggatgttgttgttccTGCCGCTGCCACGGGCACCGACAGGGAGGGGAGAGCAGTGACAGGGTCAGCACGGGCGCTAAGATGGATGGATCACAGGCCTATCATAACCCTGGTCGGTGTTAGGGGGCTACTTACTGGATGGTGGGTGTGAGGCTGAGATGCGCTGTGATCTTGGTGTGTCGTAGAGTTATGCTCTAACAGTCGATTGGGTTGATTTTTGCGGGGCGCTGCAAGGCTGCTGCCAGACCCCGCagtcaacccctccaaaagtTGTTCTGGGGCAAAGGCCAGTGCAATCGTCTTTGAATTTCGAGTCACACTTTAACTTCGAAATTTATTGCCCTCCAAGCAGTTACCGGTACGTCTGCACCGCCTGTATCCCAAGTGAGTCAGACCCGCTTTTCACTTATGCCTATAgccttttccctcttccttctctgTTTTTCGTATTGCCAGCAGGATCACAGGACTGACCTTTAACACCTCCCTCGTTACTAGGGCGATTTCTGCGAGCGCATTGGTTTCAAGATGTCCATCGATTTCccgaaggaggaggaggccactATCCAAAGATGGCGCGAGATCAAGGCCTTTGAGAGACAGGTGCGCACACCGCCTGGCGCGACCAGGGCGCCAACCTCTACacctcgctgctgctgctgtggtggtgcgTGTGCTTATACATAGCCTAGGTCGAGCTCTCTGCTGGCAACCCCAACTACACTTTCTACGATGGCCCCCCATTCGCGACGGGTCTGCCTCACTATGGCCATCTCCTGGCCTCCACCATCAAGGACATTATCCCAAGGTATTGGTCCATGAAGGGTTTCTATGTCGAGCGCCGCTTTGGTTGGGATACTCACGGTCTTCCCATCGAACATGAGATCGACAAGAAGCTCGGTATTTCCGGCAAGGCCGctgtgatggagatgggtcTGGAGAAGTACAACGAGGAGTGCAGAGGAATTGTCATGAGATATTCCGAAGAGTGGAGGCACACCATTGAGAGGTTAGGTCGCTGGATCGACTTTGACAACGACTACAAGACCATGGATCCTACTTTCATGGAGTCCGAGTGGTGGGTGTTCAAGCAGCTGTTCGATAAGGGAGAGGTATACCAGGGCTACCGTGTGATGCCCTACTCGACCGCACTCACCACTGCTCTGAGCAACTTTGAGGCAAACCAGAACTACCAGGATGTCACCGATCCCGCCGTTGTCGTCGCCTTCCCCCTCGTCGACGAGCCCGAGACCAACTTCCTCGCCTGgacaaccaccccctggACCCTGCCATCTCACACTGGTCTGGCGGCGCATCCCGACTTCGAATACGTCAAGATTGCCGACGAAAAGACGGGCAAGaacttcatcatcctcgagaAGCTGCTCTCGACGCTCTACAAGGaccccaagaaggccaagttcAAGGTCCTCGCCAAGtacaagggcaaggacaTGCTCGGCTGGAAGTACCTGCCCCCATTCGACTACTTCTATGAGGAATACAAGGATGTCGccttcaagctcctcaacgCCACTTACGTTACGGCTGAAAGTGGTACCGGTATCGTTCACCAGGCCCCGGCTTTCGGTGAGGACGATTACAACGTAGCCGTTGAGGCTGGCATTGTGACTGAGAAGCGCCCTCCTCCCGACCCCGTTGATGACTCGGGTGTTTTCACCAGCAAGGTTTCCGATTTTGCCGGCCTCCACGTGAAGAAGGCCGACAAGGAGATTATCAAGTACTTGAAGGGCACTGGCAGGCTCATTGTTGAGTCTCAGTATAAGCATTCGTACCCCATGTGTTATCGTTCCGATACCCCTCTGATCTACAAGGCTGTGCCTTCTTGGTTCATCCGCATCCCCAAGATCATTCCTCAGATGCTCGAGAACATCGAGGGCTCGCACTGGGTTCCCTCGTTTGTCAAAGAGAAGCGTTTCGCGAGCTGGATCGCAAATGCACGGGACTGGAACGTGTCCCGCAACAGATATTGGGGTACTCCCATCCCCTTGTGGATCAGCGATGACGGAGAGGAGCGTGTCTGCATTGGCAGCATtgaggagctgaaggagctGAGTGGCTATGAGGGTGAGATCGCAGATCTCCACCGTCACAAGATTGACCACATCACCATTCCCAGCAAGCAGGGCAAGGGCACCCTCAAGCGCGTTGAGGAGGTCTTTGACTGTTGGTTTGAGTCTGGCAGCATGCCTTATGCCAGCAAGCACTATCCCTTTGAGAacaaggaggagtttgagaagagCTTTCCTGGTGACTTCATTGCCGAGGGTCTTGATCAGACCAGAGGCTGGTTCTACACTCTTCTCGTTCTTGGCACCCACCTCTTTGGCATCTCCCCTTTCAAGAACTGTGTTGTCAACGGCATTGTGCTCGCTGAGGATGGCAAGAAGATGTCCAAGCGCCTGAAGAACTACCCAGATCCCACCGTCGTCATGTCCAAGTATGGTTCTGATGCCCTCCGTCTGTACCTCATCAACTCGCCTGTAGTGAGAGCCGAGCCTCTTCGCTTCAAGGAGTCTGGTGTCAAGGAGGTCGTGGCCAAGGTGCTTCTTCCCTTCTGGAACAGTTACAAGTTCTTCGAGGGCCAAGTTGCGCTCCTCAAGAAGGTTGATAATATTGACTACAAGTTCGACCCCAGCATGGAGTCGTCCAACACCAATGTTATGGACAAGTGGATTTTGGCAAGTTGCCAGAGTCTGCTCAAGTTTGTCAACGAGGAGATGGCTGGTAGGTAAAATTGTGTCACCTGGAATCTGAGGCCCGTGTTAACCTGTTTTATAGCCTACCGTCTGTATACTGTCGTGCCCAAGCTTCTTGAGTTGattgacaacaccaccaactgGTACATCCGTTTCAACCGGAAGCGGTTGAAGGGTGAGAACGGTCTTGAGGACACCCTCCACGctctcaacaccctcttTGAGGTTCTTTTCACGCTGTGCCGTGGCTTGGCACCCTTCACTCCC belongs to Podospora bellae-mahoneyi strain CBS 112042 chromosome 6, whole genome shotgun sequence and includes:
- the HYM1 gene encoding Hym1p (EggNog:ENOG503NY6M; BUSCO:EOG092633QB; COG:S); this translates as MSFLFGRTRTRTNATDLPKQAREHISKLEGPQGGPKVNIDDSTMRPTDLTSPTQADELAKVLSQIKMVLQGTPEAEPSPEHIYQLITGMIEEDVLYLLAANLHRLPFESRKDTQVIFSYIFRFRTPAGVQKPEPLALAWVVEKRPQVLVELCKSYDHKESATPAGTILREVLKNEAAAAVILYDDGDEMGSSSRGLGAINPERPQTGNGVFWKFFEWIDKSSFEVAADAFTTFRELLTKHKELVPKYLAVNFDLFFSRYNSVLVQSNSYVTKRQSIKLLGEILLDRSNYNVMTAYVDRGEHLKICMNLLRDDRKMVQYEGFHVFKVFVANPHKSVPVQKILLMNREKLLHFLSHFLEDRTDDEQFIDEREFLIKQIRNMPSQPVQPQHR
- the ILS1 gene encoding isoleucine--tRNA ligase (BUSCO:EOG0926092K; COG:J; EggNog:ENOG503NVSZ): MSIDFPKEEEATIQRWREIKAFERQVELSAGNPNYTFYDGPPFATGLPHYGHLLASTIKDIIPRYWSMKGFYVERRFGWDTHGLPIEHEIDKKLGISGKAAVMEMGLEKYNEECRGIVMRYSEEWRHTIERLGRWIDFDNDYKTMDPTFMESEWWVFKQLFDKGEVYQGYRVMPYSTALTTALSNFEANQNYQDVTDPAVVVAFPLVDEPETNFLAWTTTPWTLPSHTGLAAHPDFEYVKIADEKTGKNFIILEKLLSTLYKDPKKAKFKVLAKYKGKDMLGWKYLPPFDYFYEEYKDVAFKLLNATYVTAESGTGIVHQAPAFGEDDYNVAVEAGIVTEKRPPPDPVDDSGVFTSKVSDFAGLHVKKADKEIIKYLKGTGRLIVESQYKHSYPMCYRSDTPLIYKAVPSWFIRIPKIIPQMLENIEGSHWVPSFVKEKRFASWIANARDWNVSRNRYWGTPIPLWISDDGEERVCIGSIEELKELSGYEGEIADLHRHKIDHITIPSKQGKGTLKRVEEVFDCWFESGSMPYASKHYPFENKEEFEKSFPGDFIAEGLDQTRGWFYTLLVLGTHLFGISPFKNCVVNGIVLAEDGKKMSKRLKNYPDPTVVMSKYGSDALRLYLINSPVVRAEPLRFKESGVKEVVAKVLLPFWNSYKFFEGQVALLKKVDNIDYKFDPSMESSNTNVMDKWILASCQSLLKFVNEEMAAYRLYTVVPKLLELIDNTTNWYIRFNRKRLKGENGLEDTLHALNTLFEVLFTLCRGLAPFTPFLTDTIYLKLLPSIPEKLQGQDPRSVHFLPFPEVRQELFNPDVERRVQRMQKVIELGRYSRERRTIGLKQPLKTLIVIHHDPQYLEDVRSLQDYITEELNIRDIVLTSDEAQYGVQYSVTADWPVLGKKLKKDMGKVKKALPSVTSEEAYAYTQTGKLVVDGITLEAGDLVVKRGLKEDESSKNLETNTDNDVLTILDVEIYPGLAEEGLAREIINRVQRLRKKAGLQVTDDIKMEYRVLSDPENTGLEKVFESHNETITKALRRPIDKHEVTHIEGQIPEKKEEGIIAEEEQEVQKATFLLRLLKL